One part of the Nostoc sp. PCC 7120 = FACHB-418 genome encodes these proteins:
- a CDS encoding HetZ-related protein, with amino-acid sequence MKVNLANLPISTSAFVGNIVTEELPATDALMQFLSQEMQAQVKASSKCVQAVVQRMAKEVNRICDKSSRIQTSGEVHSWQLTLARHRLQKCLHYYQLGSQRGRVELHSSLGAMVYRHVTIAGSDLGFDGRYSLIEDFLQAFYIEAIKAFRRENELAEDYTPRTQLQLAEYMAFTEQYAKRRINLPGGNNQQLVILRAQGFARRQPQETTVDIEMAVESARSEEAESYQRNSAVQQIRSQMIAQTNFDPSEESERDRIIAELIKYLESQGQSDCIDYLTLKLQDLSAPEIDQILGLTSRQRDYLQQRFKYHVQKFAKQHQWQLVHQWLGAGLEQKLGLSAQQWNTLMGTLSLPQQQLLQLKLARHSDQAIAKTLKCTPKQLQKRWTELLDTAWAIRNGNTEVQAG; translated from the coding sequence ATGAAAGTAAACCTTGCAAATCTACCAATCTCTACATCTGCTTTTGTTGGCAACATCGTCACTGAGGAATTACCGGCTACAGATGCTTTGATGCAGTTTTTATCCCAAGAAATGCAGGCTCAAGTCAAAGCATCCTCAAAGTGTGTACAAGCCGTAGTTCAACGTATGGCCAAGGAAGTAAACCGGATATGCGATAAAAGCTCTCGCATTCAAACATCTGGTGAAGTTCACTCTTGGCAATTAACTCTGGCTCGTCATCGTTTGCAAAAATGCCTACATTACTATCAATTAGGTTCTCAACGAGGACGGGTAGAATTACATAGTAGTCTAGGCGCTATGGTTTACCGTCATGTGACGATCGCCGGTTCAGATTTAGGGTTTGATGGACGTTACAGTTTAATTGAAGATTTTCTCCAAGCATTTTACATTGAAGCGATCAAAGCTTTTCGTCGGGAAAATGAACTGGCTGAAGATTACACGCCACGCACTCAACTGCAACTAGCAGAATATATGGCGTTTACCGAACAGTATGCCAAGCGCCGAATTAATTTACCCGGTGGCAATAATCAACAATTAGTTATTTTACGCGCCCAAGGTTTTGCTCGTCGTCAGCCCCAAGAGACAACAGTAGATATTGAAATGGCGGTGGAATCTGCTAGAAGTGAGGAAGCTGAATCTTACCAGCGTAACTCGGCGGTGCAACAAATCCGCTCCCAGATGATTGCCCAAACTAATTTTGACCCTTCAGAAGAATCAGAACGCGATCGCATCATTGCTGAATTAATTAAATACCTAGAATCCCAAGGTCAATCCGACTGCATCGATTACCTCACACTCAAGCTGCAAGACCTCTCAGCACCAGAAATTGACCAAATTCTCGGACTGACCAGCCGTCAACGCGATTATCTACAACAGCGTTTTAAATATCATGTGCAGAAGTTTGCTAAACAACACCAATGGCAATTAGTCCACCAATGGTTAGGCGCAGGTTTAGAACAGAAATTGGGTTTATCTGCCCAGCAATGGAACACTTTAATGGGTACACTCTCGTTACCACAACAACAACTTCTGCAATTAAAGTTGGCTAGACATAGTGATCAGGCG
- a CDS encoding serine/threonine-protein kinase has protein sequence MSLCINPVCPNSNHPHNDKNRFCQSCGSQLELLGRYRVKKLLSDTTGFATVYEAYEENTGKILKILKPNLSSDHKAVELFRQEAVVLGQLNHSGIPKVDSYFQHQTRNGGILHCIVMEKITGTNLEEWLQQQQNQPISQAQAITWLIQLAEILDLVHGKLYLHLDIKPSNILLRPDGKLVLIHFGTAKTYPNGTATPTLLSGYSAPEQMSGQATPQSDFFSLGRTFVFLLTGKHPLDMYDVHQNLLQWRNHTKQISPSLLNFIDWLIAPESKNRPTNTQGILQRLRDIKQQVNRDEIPYSEQQTQLKSHLPLQSPTKSFNKVPLIAFCAALIVSVGLLSLVAFMIGYPRFTLLPPPGQSPQRKGKIAYFPYETGKDSQGRVAKFNIAVLSIEYKWLSGSNFQITNNDRVISLDVLKLRLEQEGIQEIMENPEEIISVGTASCEGSLSLAQRKAFERSQQLQNLVKRIFQNSPSVKNYRLLNLGKFQGSSCQSNRDLTAYQRSVIIIGLKRQSKAVVIDEALRDRLESKPFGDFQLNDYSLGSVEKFKTIPSKL, from the coding sequence ATGAGCCTTTGTATCAATCCAGTTTGCCCCAACTCTAACCACCCCCATAATGACAAAAATCGCTTTTGTCAAAGTTGTGGTTCACAGTTGGAATTGCTAGGGCGTTATCGGGTAAAGAAATTATTAAGTGATACAACCGGCTTCGCCACAGTTTATGAAGCCTATGAAGAAAACACAGGTAAAATCCTCAAGATACTCAAACCCAATCTCTCCAGCGACCATAAAGCAGTAGAGTTATTTCGCCAAGAAGCAGTCGTCTTAGGACAGCTAAATCATTCGGGAATTCCTAAAGTTGATAGCTATTTTCAGCATCAAACCAGAAATGGTGGAATTCTGCACTGCATTGTCATGGAGAAAATTACGGGGACAAACTTGGAGGAGTGGTTACAACAGCAACAAAATCAGCCGATTTCCCAAGCACAAGCCATAACTTGGTTGATACAGTTGGCAGAAATTTTAGATTTAGTGCATGGTAAACTCTACCTGCACCTAGATATTAAGCCATCAAATATCCTGCTCCGACCTGATGGAAAATTAGTTTTAATTCATTTTGGTACAGCTAAGACTTATCCCAATGGAACCGCCACACCCACTTTATTATCTGGTTACAGCGCGCCAGAACAAATGAGTGGACAAGCTACACCACAATCAGATTTCTTCAGCTTGGGGCGCACCTTCGTCTTTTTATTAACAGGGAAACACCCGTTAGATATGTATGATGTCCATCAAAATTTATTGCAATGGCGTAACCATACCAAACAAATTTCACCATCTTTATTGAATTTCATCGATTGGTTAATAGCACCAGAATCAAAAAATCGTCCAACCAATACCCAGGGAATTTTGCAGCGTCTTAGAGATATTAAACAACAAGTTAATCGGGACGAAATTCCCTATAGCGAACAGCAAACTCAACTAAAATCTCATCTGCCTTTACAATCACCCACAAAAAGCTTTAATAAAGTACCTTTAATCGCATTTTGTGCAGCCCTCATAGTTTCAGTTGGATTACTGAGTTTAGTTGCCTTTATGATAGGTTATCCAAGATTTACTTTATTACCACCACCAGGCCAGTCACCACAGAGAAAAGGCAAGATTGCCTACTTCCCTTATGAAACAGGTAAAGATAGTCAAGGAAGAGTAGCAAAATTTAATATCGCTGTTTTATCAATAGAATATAAATGGCTTTCAGGTAGCAATTTTCAGATTACAAATAATGACAGAGTAATTAGTCTAGATGTTTTAAAATTGCGTTTAGAACAAGAAGGTATCCAGGAAATTATGGAAAATCCTGAAGAGATTATCTCTGTAGGTACTGCTTCCTGTGAAGGTAGTTTATCATTAGCACAACGTAAAGCTTTTGAACGCTCCCAACAGCTACAAAATTTAGTTAAAAGAATATTTCAAAATAGCCCAAGTGTTAAAAACTATCGATTATTAAACTTAGGAAAATTTCAAGGCAGTAGTTGTCAAAGTAATCGGGATTTAACTGCATACCAAAGAAGTGTAATTATTATAGGCTTAAAAAGACAATCTAAAGCCGTAGTTATAGATGAAGCTTTGCGAGATAGGTTAGAAAGCAAGCCTTTTGGAGATTTTCAATTAAATGATTATTCCTTAGGTTCTGTAGAGAAATTTAAGACAATACCTAGTAAATTATAA
- a CDS encoding DUF6658 family protein, whose protein sequence is MNSLMNVWERLRLRQILTVFLAGILLIISTACSQGNPQGANPQNPAVQAGGANNPYKNGGDKYVNSRFSTDPNITNPETKKRRDQANLPISSQLLIAANRESELLYPGAETPAGRVKKEAELPIIREEDFQHPEPGGLIQNEPNVGTRIQERLETVKESVQEASKFIQDKADEASSRPELQKNPAVGR, encoded by the coding sequence GTGAACAGTTTAATGAATGTATGGGAAAGGCTGCGACTACGCCAGATTTTAACTGTATTTTTGGCTGGTATATTGTTAATAATTAGTACTGCTTGTAGCCAAGGTAATCCTCAAGGGGCAAATCCTCAGAACCCTGCTGTACAAGCTGGTGGTGCGAATAATCCTTATAAAAATGGTGGAGATAAATACGTCAATTCTAGATTCTCCACGGATCCTAATATCACTAACCCAGAAACTAAAAAAAGACGTGATCAAGCTAATTTACCAATTAGTTCACAACTACTGATTGCTGCTAATAGAGAATCAGAACTACTTTACCCTGGTGCTGAAACACCAGCAGGTAGAGTCAAAAAAGAGGCGGAACTGCCAATCATTCGAGAAGAAGACTTCCAGCACCCTGAACCAGGTGGCTTGATTCAGAATGAGCCAAATGTAGGAACTCGCATTCAAGAGCGACTGGAAACTGTTAAAGAATCAGTACAAGAGGCTTCTAAATTTATCCAAGATAAGGCAGATGAAGCCAGTTCTAGACCTGAATTACAAAAAAATCCTGCTGTTGGTAGATAG
- a CDS encoding ABC transporter permease — protein MKKTIRKALTLLTVYYAYMVEYRAELILWVLSGSLPIILMGAWIKAAQGGTFGLSPVDFARYFLTVFVVRQISIVWVIWEFEKEVVEGKLSPKLLQPLDPVWHHVASHLSERVARIPFAILLIGLFFLLYPQALWFPTVSQLLLFTVAVTLAFVLRFVIQYTFAMFAFWTERANAIENFWFLFYLFLSGLIAPLDVFPEPVKAIVLFTPFPYLINFPASLLVGLPVDIARGFLSLVAWIFIFWVANRLLWRAGLKKYSGMGA, from the coding sequence ATGAAAAAAACTATTAGAAAAGCACTGACTCTGCTGACAGTTTACTACGCTTATATGGTGGAGTATCGGGCAGAACTAATCCTATGGGTCTTGTCTGGTTCTTTGCCAATTATTCTGATGGGTGCTTGGATAAAGGCGGCGCAAGGTGGAACCTTTGGTTTATCGCCTGTGGATTTTGCCCGTTACTTTCTCACTGTGTTTGTGGTGAGACAAATATCTATTGTCTGGGTAATTTGGGAGTTTGAAAAAGAAGTAGTAGAAGGTAAATTATCGCCTAAATTATTACAGCCATTAGATCCAGTATGGCATCACGTTGCATCCCATCTTTCAGAAAGGGTTGCTCGCATACCTTTTGCAATACTACTGATAGGATTATTTTTTCTTCTGTATCCTCAGGCGCTGTGGTTTCCAACTGTCAGTCAATTATTGTTATTTACAGTAGCTGTAACGTTGGCTTTTGTACTGCGGTTTGTAATTCAATATACCTTTGCCATGTTTGCCTTTTGGACGGAAAGGGCTAATGCTATAGAAAATTTTTGGTTTTTATTTTATTTATTTTTATCAGGATTAATTGCACCTTTAGATGTGTTTCCTGAACCAGTCAAAGCAATAGTATTATTTACACCTTTTCCCTATTTAATCAATTTTCCCGCTAGTTTGTTGGTAGGGCTACCTGTAGATATAGCACGAGGATTTTTGTCACTAGTAGCTTGGATATTCATATTTTGGGTGGCAAATCGTTTGTTGTGGCGTGCAGGATTGAAAAAATATTCAGGAATGGGAGCGTAA
- a CDS encoding Spx/MgsR family RNA polymerase-binding regulatory protein encodes MSIQVYGIPNCGTCKKTFNWLQAHKVDYEFINTKENPPTREHIQNWVKSLSSTPMRNTSGQSYRALGEEKKNWTDEQWIEEFAKDAMLLKRPLFVKDGIAVAVGFRDEKIIREKLGF; translated from the coding sequence ATGTCTATTCAAGTCTACGGAATACCAAATTGTGGCACTTGTAAGAAAACTTTTAACTGGCTTCAAGCCCATAAGGTTGACTATGAATTTATTAATACCAAAGAAAATCCACCAACGCGTGAGCATATCCAAAACTGGGTAAAATCTTTAAGTTCTACACCAATGCGTAATACTTCCGGTCAATCCTACCGCGCTTTGGGTGAAGAAAAAAAGAACTGGACTGATGAACAATGGATTGAAGAATTTGCTAAAGATGCCATGCTACTTAAACGTCCTCTGTTCGTTAAGGATGGGATAGCCGTAGCGGTAGGTTTTAGGGATGAGAAAATAATTCGGGAAAAATTAGGATTTTAA
- a CDS encoding lysylphosphatidylglycerol synthase transmembrane domain-containing protein has protein sequence MKIKLKQILRWVILGATLIFLAKALKDNWLEVTAIRINEVGWAILAIATGITLLAHTWGGWIWTWILQDLNQSVPTTELIQVYLKTNIAKYLPGNVWHHYRRIMALKNANVTTGAATLSVLLEPLLMAAAALIIVVMFGSRFAVSSNSLILRILQLLSLIIILAGVHPRFLNPVISLLYKLKAKKSDTQPTAAFSIERYPLRPLLGELGFLVIRGIGFILTLFALMPLNMSQIPLLLGAFSFAWLLGFVVPGAPGGLGVFEATAIALLQNRFPSAAVISAIALYRLISIIAETAGAVLASLDENLAKS, from the coding sequence ATGAAGATAAAATTGAAGCAAATTTTACGTTGGGTAATTTTAGGCGCAACGCTGATTTTTTTAGCCAAAGCCCTCAAGGATAACTGGTTAGAAGTGACAGCTATCCGCATTAATGAAGTTGGTTGGGCAATTTTAGCGATCGCCACAGGTATCACTTTACTAGCCCATACTTGGGGTGGTTGGATCTGGACTTGGATTTTGCAAGACTTAAATCAATCAGTACCAACTACTGAGTTGATACAGGTGTATCTCAAAACCAATATTGCCAAGTATTTACCAGGTAATGTTTGGCATCATTATCGGCGAATTATGGCGTTGAAAAACGCCAACGTTACCACTGGTGCAGCTACTCTAAGTGTGTTGTTGGAACCTTTACTCATGGCTGCTGCGGCTTTAATAATTGTAGTCATGTTTGGCAGCCGATTCGCAGTTAGTAGTAATAGCTTAATACTACGGATTTTACAGTTATTGAGTTTAATAATAATACTAGCTGGGGTACATCCCCGATTTTTGAATCCAGTTATCAGCTTGTTGTACAAATTGAAAGCCAAAAAATCAGATACCCAACCAACTGCGGCTTTTAGTATTGAACGCTATCCCTTACGACCATTATTAGGTGAGTTGGGATTTTTGGTGATACGCGGGATAGGATTTATCCTGACCCTGTTTGCTTTGATGCCCTTGAATATGAGTCAAATTCCCCTTTTATTGGGTGCTTTTAGTTTTGCTTGGTTGTTAGGGTTTGTCGTTCCGGGTGCGCCTGGGGGTTTGGGTGTATTTGAAGCAACAGCGATCGCCCTTTTGCAAAACCGCTTTCCCTCGGCGGCGGTGATTAGTGCGATCGCTTTATATCGTCTGATTAGTATTATTGCGGAAACTGCTGGTGCTGTTTTGGCTTCCCTGGATGAAAATCTTGCTAAGTCCTAA
- a CDS encoding alpha/beta fold hydrolase, whose amino-acid sequence MPVRQTLSKSDIQLSYLEWNQGKEPLLLLHGLGDHALVWSSLGDDLAARYHIVAPDMRGHGESSKPDKDYSFESAIADLEALMNHLGWSSAHIVSHSWTGKLAVIWARQNPQRLRSMVLVDPIFIWKMPDLFRLTFPLLYRFLSFLKAMGPFTSYEQAEQEAQQLNQFQGWSPLQQQVFQGGLEQKPDGSWGSKFTIAARDGIFDAVLSVPGFTIPLDTPALFVQSEQGLNRLEWQIKPYKTYLKNFRLCQIPGNHWPFLTASQAFNQTIAAFLAECQENKSHD is encoded by the coding sequence ATGCCTGTACGCCAAACCTTATCAAAATCTGATATCCAACTGTCTTACTTGGAGTGGAATCAAGGTAAAGAACCCTTGCTGCTGTTACATGGTTTAGGCGACCATGCTTTAGTCTGGTCTAGCTTAGGGGATGATTTAGCGGCAAGATATCACATAGTAGCGCCAGATATGCGGGGTCATGGCGAAAGTAGCAAGCCAGATAAAGATTATAGCTTTGAGAGTGCGATCGCTGATTTAGAAGCTTTGATGAATCATCTAGGCTGGTCATCAGCTCATATTGTCAGCCATTCATGGACAGGTAAATTAGCAGTCATTTGGGCAAGACAAAACCCGCAACGTCTACGGAGTATGGTGCTAGTTGACCCCATTTTTATTTGGAAAATGCCCGACCTCTTCCGCCTTACCTTTCCTCTGCTTTACCGCTTTTTATCCTTTCTCAAAGCGATGGGGCCTTTCACCAGCTACGAACAAGCCGAACAAGAAGCGCAGCAATTAAACCAGTTCCAAGGTTGGAGTCCTTTACAACAGCAAGTCTTTCAAGGGGGACTCGAACAAAAACCCGATGGTAGTTGGGGGAGTAAATTTACAATAGCCGCCCGTGACGGCATTTTTGACGCAGTATTGAGCGTACCTGGTTTCACCATCCCCTTAGACACTCCCGCCCTGTTTGTCCAGTCAGAACAGGGACTTAACCGCCTCGAATGGCAAATCAAACCTTACAAAACTTACCTCAAAAATTTCCGTCTGTGCCAAATTCCCGGCAATCATTGGCCTTTTTTAACCGCATCACAAGCTTTTAATCAGACAATAGCAGCATTCTTAGCAGAATGTCAGGAAAATAAGTCTCATGATTGA
- a CDS encoding L-threonylcarbamoyladenylate synthase, with protein sequence MAKIIAVHPDNPQSRRIEEIRSALSSGAVMLYPTDTVYAIGCDLNVKSAVERVRQIKQLANDKPLTFLCPSLSNVATYAFVSDTAYRIMKRLIPGTYTFLLPATKLVPRLVQSPKRKTTGIRVPNHTVCLALLEALGNPIISTSAHIPPDEAGNGKVGIISESITSMVELFDRVDKLVDVIVDTGQEPTYDVSTIVDLTGDEPMITRQGLGWEAVTAWV encoded by the coding sequence ATGGCAAAAATTATCGCTGTCCATCCTGATAATCCCCAGAGTCGCAGAATAGAGGAAATAAGGTCAGCGCTTTCCAGTGGCGCGGTGATGCTTTATCCAACTGATACGGTTTATGCGATCGGTTGTGATTTAAATGTCAAGTCTGCGGTGGAAAGAGTGCGGCAAATCAAGCAATTAGCAAACGATAAACCACTGACATTTCTATGTCCTTCACTGTCTAATGTAGCTACTTATGCCTTTGTCAGTGATACAGCTTATCGAATTATGAAGCGACTAATACCAGGAACTTACACATTTTTGTTACCTGCAACTAAGTTAGTACCAAGATTAGTCCAAAGTCCCAAGCGTAAAACTACTGGAATTCGCGTACCAAATCATACTGTATGTTTAGCCTTACTTGAAGCCTTGGGGAATCCGATTATTTCCACTTCAGCACACATCCCGCCAGATGAGGCAGGTAACGGGAAAGTCGGGATAATTTCAGAATCGATTACCTCAATGGTAGAGCTATTTGACCGCGTGGATAAATTAGTTGATGTGATTGTAGACACTGGACAGGAACCAACTTACGATGTGTCTACAATTGTTGATTTGACGGGAGATGAGCCAATGATTACGAGACAAGGATTAGGCTGGGAAGCGGTAACAGCGTGGGTATAA
- the larC gene encoding nickel pincer cofactor biosynthesis protein LarC: MNKIAYLQCPTGISGDMCLGTLVSLGVPVAYLTEKLNNLGIAEEYKLRAEKVQRNGQEATKVHVDLLDHHHHDHEHHHHGRHLPEIEQMILQAGLPPRAEAWSLAVFRQLAVAEGSVHGIAPEKVHFHEVGAVDAIVDIVGTCLGLDWLGIASDNAGFPLLYCSAFPTGGGTVRAAHGQMAVPVPAVLKLWEMRGCPVYSNGIDRELVTPTGAAIATTLVKEFGAPPPMTIKQVGLGAGTINLPIPNILRLWLGESANLQANITDSAANSPTLETISVLETQIDDLNPQAIGYVFEQLFAVGALDVFTQPIGMKKSRPGILLTVICHPETLNDCEAVLFCETTTLGIRRTTQQRAVLQREFKPIQTKYGTVRIKIAWHGQSPEKVITNVQPEYEDCAELARKHKIPWREIQQLALQGWYESIQNSK, translated from the coding sequence ATGAACAAAATTGCTTACCTTCAATGTCCGACAGGCATTTCTGGTGATATGTGCCTGGGAACCTTAGTTAGCCTGGGTGTTCCGGTTGCATATCTAACAGAAAAACTCAATAACTTGGGTATTGCTGAGGAATATAAGTTAAGGGCGGAAAAGGTGCAACGGAATGGTCAGGAGGCAACCAAGGTTCATGTAGATTTACTTGATCATCATCACCATGACCACGAACATCATCACCACGGACGACACTTGCCAGAAATTGAGCAAATGATTTTGCAAGCAGGTTTACCACCAAGGGCTGAGGCTTGGAGTTTGGCTGTATTTCGGCAATTAGCGGTAGCTGAAGGGTCTGTGCATGGGATTGCTCCGGAAAAGGTTCATTTTCATGAAGTAGGTGCGGTGGATGCGATTGTAGACATCGTTGGTACTTGCTTGGGTTTAGATTGGTTGGGTATTGCTAGTGATAACGCAGGATTCCCACTGCTTTATTGTTCAGCCTTTCCCACTGGTGGGGGAACTGTACGCGCGGCCCACGGACAAATGGCAGTACCAGTACCAGCAGTTTTGAAGTTATGGGAAATGCGGGGTTGTCCAGTTTATAGCAACGGTATTGACCGGGAATTGGTGACACCAACAGGAGCAGCGATCGCCACGACCCTAGTCAAAGAATTTGGAGCGCCGCCACCCATGACCATCAAACAGGTAGGATTGGGAGCAGGCACGATTAATCTACCTATACCTAATATACTACGGCTCTGGCTGGGCGAAAGTGCTAATTTACAGGCAAATATCACGGATTCTGCTGCTAATAGCCCAACCCTAGAGACAATCTCTGTACTGGAAACTCAAATTGATGATTTAAATCCACAAGCGATCGGTTATGTCTTTGAACAATTGTTCGCCGTTGGTGCGCTTGATGTCTTCACTCAACCGATAGGCATGAAAAAATCCCGTCCAGGGATTCTACTAACTGTGATTTGTCATCCAGAAACTCTAAATGATTGTGAAGCAGTGCTATTTTGCGAAACTACCACTTTGGGAATCCGCCGGACTACCCAGCAACGCGCCGTCTTACAACGGGAATTTAAACCAATACAAACGAAATATGGCACAGTGCGAATTAAAATAGCATGGCACGGACAATCACCGGAAAAAGTGATCACCAACGTCCAGCCAGAATATGAAGACTGTGCAGAATTAGCCCGCAAACACAAAATTCCCTGGCGGGAAATTCAGCAACTGGCGTTACAGGGTTGGTATGAATCAATTCAAAATTCAAAATAA